A single genomic interval of Hevea brasiliensis isolate MT/VB/25A 57/8 chromosome 4, ASM3005281v1, whole genome shotgun sequence harbors:
- the LOC110665144 gene encoding uncharacterized protein LOC110665144 isoform X1 produces the protein MMAKRKAEEHIELEGKRKKKNKLVTPRPACSWVHFSREFIKEYSVSHPESSGLKAATKAASDAWKLMSLEEKAKYTRRAREVWDNYLSTAPARAPKPRKQTKLVTRCSPGRLFNVLQCLTTEQKDAVKSMGFGSLLGLRCRTLRRSLCLWLLQRFDTSGRSLEIRGERIPISPKDVEFVMGLAASGKDVVNSGPDDLIAGLRRSYNATNRGISVRLLEERLKAPEAGEEFKRSFVLYALGTLLSPTARLDVSPSFLHFLTNMDVIHQYNWGNFLLDRLVREVSRFRQGKQRAVGGCLLFLQLFYYESISIVGPGALVPTPMPCLSSWGEEEITEREKRERDLGGYGFGEVIFKDRCTNMESSEYRSHIDCLPTGKTSTGVAHGSVFEQEGDKIDAPNNLISSGLVCREIDVVTESAGTPCQNKEYGCNGILDYNNDHEETCIFSPCACPLLNCNFIGSSEQLSLHFSSKHWDSGRRFRYNSPLSVSLGMNEQFLVLQAEVDGVLFLLSKGVESIGNTITITCIGPSSSKEKFLYDIVAGRGVSSLRLKSLTEYFPGRVEGFPPMDFLLIPFRFLGYSGLLELEVCIWNSTELGADCS, from the exons ATGATGGCGAAGAGAAAGGCTGAAGAGCATATTGAATTAgaagggaaaaggaaaaagaaaaacaaattggTTACTCCTCGTCCTGCTTGCTCATGGGTGCATTTTAG CCGAGAGTTTATCAAGGAGTACAGTGTTTCACATCCTGAGTCCTCTGGCCTTAAAGCT GCCACAAAGGCAGCATCAGATGCTTGGAAGTTAATGAGCTTGGAGGAGAAAGCAAAATATACTAGGCGTGCTCGTGAAGTATGGGATAATTACTTGAGTACGGCTCCTGCTCGTGCCCCCAAGCCAAGGAAACAG ACTAAGCTAGTCACAAGATGCTCTCCTGGCCGCTTATTTAATGTGCTGCAGTGCCTTACCACAGAACAAAAGGATGCAGTGAAAAGCATGGGATTTGGCAGCCTTCTTGGCCTAAGATGCCGAACACTGCGCCGAAGCTTATGCCTTTGGCTATTGCAGAGATTTGATACTTCAGGCCGTAGCTTGGAGATTCGTGGGGAGCGCATTCCTATATCCCCAAAAGATGTGGAGTTTGTGATGGGATTGGCAGCTAGTGGGAAGGATGTTGTTAACTCAGGGCCTGATGATTTAATTGCTGGCCTACGTCGAAGCTATAATGCTACAAATCGTGGGATTTCAGTACGCCTTCTGGAAGAGCGGTTGAAAGCTCCAGAAGCAGGAGAGGAATTTAAGAGATCATTTGTCCTCTATGCGTTGGGCACTCTTTTATCCCCAACAGCAAGGCTGGATGTTAGTCCGTCGTTTCTCCACTTTCTGACAAATATGGATGTCATCCATCAATATAATTGGGGAAACTTCTTACTTGACCGTCTAGTTCGGGAGGTATCTCGCTTTCGCCAAGGGAAGCAACGTGCGGTTGGTGGCTGTCTTTTGTTTCTTCAG CTCTTTTATTATGAGAGCATCTCAATTGTGGGACCTGGTGCTTTAGTCCCTACACCGATGCCATGTTTATCTTCATGGGGTGAGGAGGAGATTACTGAAAGAGAAAAACGAGAAAGAGACCTTGGTGGCTATGGTTTTGGAGAG GTGATATTTAAGGATAGATGCACTAATATGGAGTCATCAGAGTATAGGAGCCATATAGATTGCTTACCAACAGGGAAAACAAGCACTGGGGTTGCACATGGCTCTGTCTTTGAACAGGAAGGAGACAAG ATAGACGCGCCAAACAATCTCATAAGTAGCGGTCTAGTGTGCAGAGAAATTGATGTGGTTACTGAATCAGCTGGAACACCATGCCAAAACAAGGAGTATGGATGTAATGGAATTCTGGATTATAACAATGATCATGAAGAAACATGCATCTTTTCACCTTGTGCTTGCCCTCTTCTGAACTGTAACTTCATTGGCTCATCTGAGCAATTGTCATTACACTTCAGCAGTAAACATTGGGATTCTGGAAGGCGCTTCAGATACAACAGTCCTTTGTCGGTCTCCTTGGGGATGAATGAACAATTCCTTGTTCTTCAAGCAGAAGTAGATGGTGTTCTTTTTCTCCTCAGCAAGGGCGTTGAGAGTATCGGGAATACAATCACAATAACTTGTATTGGGCCAAGCTCATCAAAGGAAAAGTTCTTGTATGATATTGTAGCAGGTAGAGGAGTCAGCTCTCTTAGATTAAAATCATTGACCGAGTATTTTCCAGGAAGGGTGGAAGGTTTTCCACCTATGGATTTTCTTTTGATTCCTTTTCGTTTCCTTGGTTATTCTGGACTGCTTGAGTTAGAGGTTTGTATATGGAATTCAACAGAACTCGGTGCAGATTGTTCTTAG
- the LOC110665144 gene encoding uncharacterized protein LOC110665144 isoform X2 yields MMAKRKAEEHIELEGKRKKKNKLVTPRPACSWVHFSREFIKEYSVSHPESSGLKAATKAASDAWKLMSLEEKAKYTRRAREVWDNYLSTAPARAPKPRKQCLTTEQKDAVKSMGFGSLLGLRCRTLRRSLCLWLLQRFDTSGRSLEIRGERIPISPKDVEFVMGLAASGKDVVNSGPDDLIAGLRRSYNATNRGISVRLLEERLKAPEAGEEFKRSFVLYALGTLLSPTARLDVSPSFLHFLTNMDVIHQYNWGNFLLDRLVREVSRFRQGKQRAVGGCLLFLQLFYYESISIVGPGALVPTPMPCLSSWGEEEITEREKRERDLGGYGFGEVIFKDRCTNMESSEYRSHIDCLPTGKTSTGVAHGSVFEQEGDKIDAPNNLISSGLVCREIDVVTESAGTPCQNKEYGCNGILDYNNDHEETCIFSPCACPLLNCNFIGSSEQLSLHFSSKHWDSGRRFRYNSPLSVSLGMNEQFLVLQAEVDGVLFLLSKGVESIGNTITITCIGPSSSKEKFLYDIVAGRGVSSLRLKSLTEYFPGRVEGFPPMDFLLIPFRFLGYSGLLELEVCIWNSTELGADCS; encoded by the exons ATGATGGCGAAGAGAAAGGCTGAAGAGCATATTGAATTAgaagggaaaaggaaaaagaaaaacaaattggTTACTCCTCGTCCTGCTTGCTCATGGGTGCATTTTAG CCGAGAGTTTATCAAGGAGTACAGTGTTTCACATCCTGAGTCCTCTGGCCTTAAAGCT GCCACAAAGGCAGCATCAGATGCTTGGAAGTTAATGAGCTTGGAGGAGAAAGCAAAATATACTAGGCGTGCTCGTGAAGTATGGGATAATTACTTGAGTACGGCTCCTGCTCGTGCCCCCAAGCCAAGGAAACAG TGCCTTACCACAGAACAAAAGGATGCAGTGAAAAGCATGGGATTTGGCAGCCTTCTTGGCCTAAGATGCCGAACACTGCGCCGAAGCTTATGCCTTTGGCTATTGCAGAGATTTGATACTTCAGGCCGTAGCTTGGAGATTCGTGGGGAGCGCATTCCTATATCCCCAAAAGATGTGGAGTTTGTGATGGGATTGGCAGCTAGTGGGAAGGATGTTGTTAACTCAGGGCCTGATGATTTAATTGCTGGCCTACGTCGAAGCTATAATGCTACAAATCGTGGGATTTCAGTACGCCTTCTGGAAGAGCGGTTGAAAGCTCCAGAAGCAGGAGAGGAATTTAAGAGATCATTTGTCCTCTATGCGTTGGGCACTCTTTTATCCCCAACAGCAAGGCTGGATGTTAGTCCGTCGTTTCTCCACTTTCTGACAAATATGGATGTCATCCATCAATATAATTGGGGAAACTTCTTACTTGACCGTCTAGTTCGGGAGGTATCTCGCTTTCGCCAAGGGAAGCAACGTGCGGTTGGTGGCTGTCTTTTGTTTCTTCAG CTCTTTTATTATGAGAGCATCTCAATTGTGGGACCTGGTGCTTTAGTCCCTACACCGATGCCATGTTTATCTTCATGGGGTGAGGAGGAGATTACTGAAAGAGAAAAACGAGAAAGAGACCTTGGTGGCTATGGTTTTGGAGAG GTGATATTTAAGGATAGATGCACTAATATGGAGTCATCAGAGTATAGGAGCCATATAGATTGCTTACCAACAGGGAAAACAAGCACTGGGGTTGCACATGGCTCTGTCTTTGAACAGGAAGGAGACAAG ATAGACGCGCCAAACAATCTCATAAGTAGCGGTCTAGTGTGCAGAGAAATTGATGTGGTTACTGAATCAGCTGGAACACCATGCCAAAACAAGGAGTATGGATGTAATGGAATTCTGGATTATAACAATGATCATGAAGAAACATGCATCTTTTCACCTTGTGCTTGCCCTCTTCTGAACTGTAACTTCATTGGCTCATCTGAGCAATTGTCATTACACTTCAGCAGTAAACATTGGGATTCTGGAAGGCGCTTCAGATACAACAGTCCTTTGTCGGTCTCCTTGGGGATGAATGAACAATTCCTTGTTCTTCAAGCAGAAGTAGATGGTGTTCTTTTTCTCCTCAGCAAGGGCGTTGAGAGTATCGGGAATACAATCACAATAACTTGTATTGGGCCAAGCTCATCAAAGGAAAAGTTCTTGTATGATATTGTAGCAGGTAGAGGAGTCAGCTCTCTTAGATTAAAATCATTGACCGAGTATTTTCCAGGAAGGGTGGAAGGTTTTCCACCTATGGATTTTCTTTTGATTCCTTTTCGTTTCCTTGGTTATTCTGGACTGCTTGAGTTAGAGGTTTGTATATGGAATTCAACAGAACTCGGTGCAGATTGTTCTTAG
- the LOC110665145 gene encoding expansin-A20, with product MDALKAFVLYLIMLHTCKITATNATYGEWKTATATYTKEKDGSIIIEGACGYGDLHRETYGKYSAGLSSMLLNKGSTCGACFEVRCVNHILWCLRGSPSIILTATDFCPPNYGLSADYGGWCNLPMEHFEMSEAAFTEIAVRRAGIIPVQYRRVKCERKGGMRFTTSGSSNFYQVLITNVGLDGEVIAVKVKGSRTGWIPMARNWGQNWQANVNLTGQPLSFEVTTSIGRTLTSYNVAPANWQFGQTFAGKQF from the exons ATGGATGCTCTTAAAGCCTTTGTTCTATACTTGATCATGTTGCATACGTGCAAGATCACTGCCACTAATGCCACTTATGGGGAATGGAAGACAGCTACTGCAACTTACACCAAAGAAAAAGATGGATCAATCATTATAG AAGGAGCTTGTGGGTATGGAGATCTCCACAGAGAAACCTATGGTAAGTATAGTGCTGGATTGAGTAGCATGTTGCTCAACAAAGGGAGTACCTGTGGAGCTTGCTTCGAGGTCAGGTGTGTAAATCACATCCTATGGTGCCTGCGAGGTAGCCCCTCTATCATTCTCACTGCCACAGATTTCTGTCCTCCAAATTATGGACTTTCAGCAGATTATGGTGGGTGGTGCAATCTCCCCATGGAACATTTTGAAATGTCAGAGGCAGCATTCACTGAAATTGCAGTAAGAAGAGCTGGTATTATTCCAGTTCAGTACAGGAG GGTAAAGTGTGAGAGGAAGGGTGGGATGAGATTCACAACAAGTGGGAGTTCAAACTTCTATCAGGTCCTGATTACAAATGTAGGATTAGATGGTGAAGTTATTGCTGTGAAAGTGAAGGGATCAAGAACAGGATGGATACCTATGGCAAGAAACTGGGGACAGAACTGGCAAGCCAATGTCAACCTTACAGGACAGCCTCTTTCTTTTGAAGTCACTACTAGCATAGGAAGAACACTCACATCTTATAATGTTGCACCAGCAAACTGGCAATTTGGTCAGACATTTGCAGGCAAACAATTCTAG
- the LOC110665144 gene encoding uncharacterized protein LOC110665144 isoform X3, whose translation MMAKRKAEEHIELEGKRKKKNKLVTPRPACSWVHFSREFIKEYSVSHPESSGLKAATKAASDAWKLMSLEEKAKYTRRAREVWDNYLSTAPARAPKPRKQTKLVTRCSPGRLFNVLQCLTTEQKDAVKSMGFGSLLGLRCRTLRRSLCLWLLQRFDTSGRSLEIRGERIPISPKDVEFVMGLAASGKDVVNSGPDDLIAGLRRSYNATNRGISVRLLEERLKAPEAGEEFKRSFVLYALGTLLSPTARLDVSPSFLHFLTNMDVIHQYNWGNFLLDRLVREVSRFRQGKQRAVGGCLLFLQLFYYESISIVGPGALVPTPMPCLSSWGEEEITEREKRERDLGGYGFGEIDAPNNLISSGLVCREIDVVTESAGTPCQNKEYGCNGILDYNNDHEETCIFSPCACPLLNCNFIGSSEQLSLHFSSKHWDSGRRFRYNSPLSVSLGMNEQFLVLQAEVDGVLFLLSKGVESIGNTITITCIGPSSSKEKFLYDIVAGRGVSSLRLKSLTEYFPGRVEGFPPMDFLLIPFRFLGYSGLLELEVCIWNSTELGADCS comes from the exons ATGATGGCGAAGAGAAAGGCTGAAGAGCATATTGAATTAgaagggaaaaggaaaaagaaaaacaaattggTTACTCCTCGTCCTGCTTGCTCATGGGTGCATTTTAG CCGAGAGTTTATCAAGGAGTACAGTGTTTCACATCCTGAGTCCTCTGGCCTTAAAGCT GCCACAAAGGCAGCATCAGATGCTTGGAAGTTAATGAGCTTGGAGGAGAAAGCAAAATATACTAGGCGTGCTCGTGAAGTATGGGATAATTACTTGAGTACGGCTCCTGCTCGTGCCCCCAAGCCAAGGAAACAG ACTAAGCTAGTCACAAGATGCTCTCCTGGCCGCTTATTTAATGTGCTGCAGTGCCTTACCACAGAACAAAAGGATGCAGTGAAAAGCATGGGATTTGGCAGCCTTCTTGGCCTAAGATGCCGAACACTGCGCCGAAGCTTATGCCTTTGGCTATTGCAGAGATTTGATACTTCAGGCCGTAGCTTGGAGATTCGTGGGGAGCGCATTCCTATATCCCCAAAAGATGTGGAGTTTGTGATGGGATTGGCAGCTAGTGGGAAGGATGTTGTTAACTCAGGGCCTGATGATTTAATTGCTGGCCTACGTCGAAGCTATAATGCTACAAATCGTGGGATTTCAGTACGCCTTCTGGAAGAGCGGTTGAAAGCTCCAGAAGCAGGAGAGGAATTTAAGAGATCATTTGTCCTCTATGCGTTGGGCACTCTTTTATCCCCAACAGCAAGGCTGGATGTTAGTCCGTCGTTTCTCCACTTTCTGACAAATATGGATGTCATCCATCAATATAATTGGGGAAACTTCTTACTTGACCGTCTAGTTCGGGAGGTATCTCGCTTTCGCCAAGGGAAGCAACGTGCGGTTGGTGGCTGTCTTTTGTTTCTTCAG CTCTTTTATTATGAGAGCATCTCAATTGTGGGACCTGGTGCTTTAGTCCCTACACCGATGCCATGTTTATCTTCATGGGGTGAGGAGGAGATTACTGAAAGAGAAAAACGAGAAAGAGACCTTGGTGGCTATGGTTTTGGAGAG ATAGACGCGCCAAACAATCTCATAAGTAGCGGTCTAGTGTGCAGAGAAATTGATGTGGTTACTGAATCAGCTGGAACACCATGCCAAAACAAGGAGTATGGATGTAATGGAATTCTGGATTATAACAATGATCATGAAGAAACATGCATCTTTTCACCTTGTGCTTGCCCTCTTCTGAACTGTAACTTCATTGGCTCATCTGAGCAATTGTCATTACACTTCAGCAGTAAACATTGGGATTCTGGAAGGCGCTTCAGATACAACAGTCCTTTGTCGGTCTCCTTGGGGATGAATGAACAATTCCTTGTTCTTCAAGCAGAAGTAGATGGTGTTCTTTTTCTCCTCAGCAAGGGCGTTGAGAGTATCGGGAATACAATCACAATAACTTGTATTGGGCCAAGCTCATCAAAGGAAAAGTTCTTGTATGATATTGTAGCAGGTAGAGGAGTCAGCTCTCTTAGATTAAAATCATTGACCGAGTATTTTCCAGGAAGGGTGGAAGGTTTTCCACCTATGGATTTTCTTTTGATTCCTTTTCGTTTCCTTGGTTATTCTGGACTGCTTGAGTTAGAGGTTTGTATATGGAATTCAACAGAACTCGGTGCAGATTGTTCTTAG